A genomic stretch from Brachyhypopomus gauderio isolate BG-103 unplaced genomic scaffold, BGAUD_0.2 sc37, whole genome shotgun sequence includes:
- the hmox2a gene encoding heme oxygenase 2a isoform X1 — protein MSRFVNAEVTQRITAFHEPRSLTDVPSHVDDHVSTCCKHHVASEGMSVMRSAERDYIDDDDEILSPEDLSEYLTEGTKEAHDRAENSPFAKDFLRGRIKRELFKLGTSALYYVYSALEEEIERNKDHPMFAAVYFPSELHRRDALAEDLEFLYGPDWREHISCLAAARPYVERIHRVGRREPALLVAHAWTRYMGDLSGGQVLKKVAQRVLKLPTTGEGVRFYGFESIHSPAAFKRLYRSRLNELEVDVEMKRRLLAEANLAFRFNLEVFEELQEIGKGIEDEVQDNGVPSHADMGGDISKCPYYAAQMAVGGKTAHVRQLTRMLLKHATAHMLLVTWVAAVTGLAAWYLM, from the exons ATGTCGCGCTTTGTGAATGCTGAGGTGACTCAGCGCATAACCGCGTTCCACGAGCCCCGCTCACTGACGGACGTTCCTTCGCACGTAGACGATCACGTGAGCACCTGTTGTAAACACCACGTGGCTTCCGAAGGCATGTCGGTGATGCGGAGCGCTGAGCGTGACTACATAGACGATGACGACGAAATTCTGAG CCCTGAGGACCTGTCTGAGTATCTGACAGAAGGCACCAAGGAGGCCCACGACAGAGCTGAAAATTCTCCCTTTGCCAAGGACTTCCTTAGAGGCAGGATAAAGAGGGAGCTTTTCAAG CTGGGCACCTCTGCCCTCTATTACGTGTACTCCGCCCTTGAGGAAGAAATCGAGAGGAACAAAGACCACCCCATGTTTGCTGCTGTGTATTTCCCCTCTGAGCTGCACAGGCGCGACGCTCTGGCAGAGGACCTGGAGTTCCTGTACGGGCCCGACTGGAGGGAGCATATCAGCTGTTTGGCGGCAGCCAGGCCCTACGTGGAGCGGATCCACCGGGTGGGTCGGCGTGAGCCAGCCCTGCTGGTGGCCCACGCCTGGACCCGCTACATGGGGGACCTCTCCGGCGGTCAGGTGCTGAAGAAGGTGGCTCAGCGGGTGCTGAAGCTGCCCACGACCGGGGAAGGGGTCCGGTTCTACGGCTTCGAGAGCATTCACAGCCCTGCCGCCTTCAAGAGGCTTTACCGCAGTCGCCTGAACGAGCTGGAGGTGGACGTGGAGATGAAGAGGAGGCTGCTGGCTGAGGCCAACCTGGCCTTCCGATTCAACCTGGAG GTGTTTGAGGAGCTGCAGGAGATTGGGAAAGGTATCGAGGACGAGGTGCAGGACAACGGTGTCCCTTCCCACGCAGACATGGGAGGAGACATAAGCAAATGTCCCTACTATGCTGCCCAGATGG CGGTGGGCGGGAAAACAGCACATGTGCGTCAGCTGACCAGGATGCTGCTCAAACATGCAACTGCCCACATGCTTCTGGTCACATGGGTCGCTGCAGTCACTGGATTGGCTGCTTGGTATCTCATGTGA
- the hmox2a gene encoding heme oxygenase 2a isoform X2, which yields MSVMRSAERDYIDDDDEILSPEDLSEYLTEGTKEAHDRAENSPFAKDFLRGRIKRELFKLGTSALYYVYSALEEEIERNKDHPMFAAVYFPSELHRRDALAEDLEFLYGPDWREHISCLAAARPYVERIHRVGRREPALLVAHAWTRYMGDLSGGQVLKKVAQRVLKLPTTGEGVRFYGFESIHSPAAFKRLYRSRLNELEVDVEMKRRLLAEANLAFRFNLEVFEELQEIGKGIEDEVQDNGVPSHADMGGDISKCPYYAAQMAVGGKTAHVRQLTRMLLKHATAHMLLVTWVAAVTGLAAWYLM from the exons ATGTCGGTGATGCGGAGCGCTGAGCGTGACTACATAGACGATGACGACGAAATTCTGAG CCCTGAGGACCTGTCTGAGTATCTGACAGAAGGCACCAAGGAGGCCCACGACAGAGCTGAAAATTCTCCCTTTGCCAAGGACTTCCTTAGAGGCAGGATAAAGAGGGAGCTTTTCAAG CTGGGCACCTCTGCCCTCTATTACGTGTACTCCGCCCTTGAGGAAGAAATCGAGAGGAACAAAGACCACCCCATGTTTGCTGCTGTGTATTTCCCCTCTGAGCTGCACAGGCGCGACGCTCTGGCAGAGGACCTGGAGTTCCTGTACGGGCCCGACTGGAGGGAGCATATCAGCTGTTTGGCGGCAGCCAGGCCCTACGTGGAGCGGATCCACCGGGTGGGTCGGCGTGAGCCAGCCCTGCTGGTGGCCCACGCCTGGACCCGCTACATGGGGGACCTCTCCGGCGGTCAGGTGCTGAAGAAGGTGGCTCAGCGGGTGCTGAAGCTGCCCACGACCGGGGAAGGGGTCCGGTTCTACGGCTTCGAGAGCATTCACAGCCCTGCCGCCTTCAAGAGGCTTTACCGCAGTCGCCTGAACGAGCTGGAGGTGGACGTGGAGATGAAGAGGAGGCTGCTGGCTGAGGCCAACCTGGCCTTCCGATTCAACCTGGAG GTGTTTGAGGAGCTGCAGGAGATTGGGAAAGGTATCGAGGACGAGGTGCAGGACAACGGTGTCCCTTCCCACGCAGACATGGGAGGAGACATAAGCAAATGTCCCTACTATGCTGCCCAGATGG CGGTGGGCGGGAAAACAGCACATGTGCGTCAGCTGACCAGGATGCTGCTCAAACATGCAACTGCCCACATGCTTCTGGTCACATGGGTCGCTGCAGTCACTGGATTGGCTGCTTGGTATCTCATGTGA
- the tmem186 gene encoding transmembrane protein 186 yields the protein MLRSPRLICTTLLLAAPRHRCSPSSQNVLQLQSAFSVRTSRHARVPCISQTKPGRLGPAPPSSLALASCAELASRKYTLIYAFPAIKGLRALSRLKLIQTGITVVLLPAVGYFYLQGHASAAVLSYTTGIAVFAAAMLYVISHYIRRVVGMMYLDHTCTTLKVSHLSFWGNRRDVYLPVCDVMTLGDAGDSPGESILRLKRYSSSDTLYFSTRLGRVVDKQGFEKVFGTLS from the exons ATG TTGAGGTCTCCACGTTTGATTTGCACCACCCTGTTGTTGGCAGCACCCAGACACAGATGTTCTCCATCATCTCAGAATGTTCTCCAGCTCCAATCCGCTTTCTCCGTGCGGACGAGCAGACACGCGCGAGTTCCATGCATAAGTCAGACAAAGCCAGGCAGGCTCGGGCCGGCACCGCCGAGTTCACTAGCTCTCGCGAGTTGTGCCGAACTCGCCTCGCGGAAGTACACCTTGATTTACGCGTTCCCAGCCATCAAAGGACTGCGGGCGCTGTCCCGACTCAAGCTCATTCAGACTGGCATTACCGTTGTTCTCCTACCTGCCGTGGGTTATTTTTACCTGCAGGGACACGCCTCGGCCGCCGTCCTCTCCTACACCACGGGCATTGCCGTGTTCGCCGCCGCGATGCTCTACGTGATTAGCCACTACATCAGACGTGTAGTTGGGATGATGTACCTGGACCACACGTGCACCACCTTAAAGGTGTCCCACCTCTCTTTCTGGGGAAACAGGAGGGACGTGTACCTGCCCGTGTGCGATGTCATGACTCTGGGAGATGCAGGTGACTCTCCAGGTGAATCTATCCTACGGCTGAAACGTTACAGCTCCTCTGACACACTCTACTTCTCCACCAGGCTGGGCCGAGTGGTTGATAAGCAGGGCTTTGAGAAAGTATTCGGGACTTTGTCGTGA
- the gde1 gene encoding glycerophosphodiester phosphodiesterase 1 isoform X1, with protein sequence MLLHLGDSIGCFSAVFVVVLLVTRRFFFANGIAACLYVFVWVNSFPQVPASRARRVLRPGSAPGVVSVIAHRGGGHDAPENTIAAIRAASANGATGVELDLEFTADGVPVLMHDETVDRTTNGSGPISKLPFSELRKLDAAAKHRLSDRFRGEKVPTLQEAVEECIKHQLIIYFDVKGHPDEAAAALKQMYQNHPVLYNTSVVCSFEPKVIYRMRQADPEVVTALTHRPWSLSHFGDGSPRFPSSFKHWWMQVLDVLLDWAHDNVLWNMCGVSAFLLQKNYISVDTVKHWTERKVEVVAWTVNTAVEKRYYEQLLNINYITDSLTEDCEPHY encoded by the exons ATGCTGCTGCATTTAGGAGATAGTATCGGCTGTTTCTCGGCTGTATTCGTTGTGGTTTTGCTCGTAACCAGGAGATTCTTTTTCGCCAACGGCATCGCTGCCTGTCTCTACGTCTTCGTGTGGGTCAACAGCTTCCCCCAGGTCCCTGCCAGCCGCGCCAGACGGGTTCTGCGGCCCGGTTCTGCGCCCGGCGTCGTCTCCGTGATCGCTCACCGCGGCGGCGGACACGACGCACCAGAGAACACGATAGCAGCTATTCGAGCA GCCAGTGCGAATGGAGCGACCGGAGTGGAGCTGGACTTGGAGTTCACTGCTGATGGGGTTCCAGTCCTAATGCACGATGAAACTGTGGACCGCACCACTAATGGATCAGGACCCATCAGCAAACTGCCCTTCTCTGAACTTCGTAAATTGGATGCAGCAGCCAAACATAGACTCAG CGACCGTTTCCGGGGCGAGAAGGTTCCAACTCTGCAGGAGGCAGTGGAGGAATGCATTAAACACCAGCTGATCATCTATTTCGATGTCAAAGGTCACCCAGACGAG GCGGCTGCAGCGTTGAAGCAGATGTACCAGAATCATCCTGTCCTGTACAACACCAGTGTGGTCTGTTCCTTTGAGCCCAAAGTCATCTACAGG ATGCGACAGGCTGACCCAGAGGTTGTGACGGCGCTGACACACCGGCCGTGGAGTCTGAGTCACTTCGGCGACGGGTCGCCACGATTCCCGTCATCATTCAAACATTGGTGGATGCAAGTACTGGACGTCCTTCTGGACTGGGCACACGATAACGTGCTGTGGAACATGTGCGGCGTCTCGGCCTTCCTGCTACAGAAGAACTACATCTCCGT GGACACCGTGAAGCACTGGACGGAGCGGAAGGTGGAGGTCGTGGCGTGGACAGTCAACACAGCTGTGGAGAAACGATACTACGAGCAGCTGCTGAACATCAACTATATCACAGACAGCCTGACGGAGGACTGCGAGCCTCATTACTGA
- the gde1 gene encoding glycerophosphodiester phosphodiesterase 1 isoform X2, translated as MLLHLGDSIGCFSAVFVVVLLVTRRFFFANGIAACLYVFVWVNSFPQASANGATGVELDLEFTADGVPVLMHDETVDRTTNGSGPISKLPFSELRKLDAAAKHRLSDRFRGEKVPTLQEAVEECIKHQLIIYFDVKGHPDEAAAALKQMYQNHPVLYNTSVVCSFEPKVIYRMRQADPEVVTALTHRPWSLSHFGDGSPRFPSSFKHWWMQVLDVLLDWAHDNVLWNMCGVSAFLLQKNYISVDTVKHWTERKVEVVAWTVNTAVEKRYYEQLLNINYITDSLTEDCEPHY; from the exons ATGCTGCTGCATTTAGGAGATAGTATCGGCTGTTTCTCGGCTGTATTCGTTGTGGTTTTGCTCGTAACCAGGAGATTCTTTTTCGCCAACGGCATCGCTGCCTGTCTCTACGTCTTCGTGTGGGTCAACAGCTTCCCCCAG GCCAGTGCGAATGGAGCGACCGGAGTGGAGCTGGACTTGGAGTTCACTGCTGATGGGGTTCCAGTCCTAATGCACGATGAAACTGTGGACCGCACCACTAATGGATCAGGACCCATCAGCAAACTGCCCTTCTCTGAACTTCGTAAATTGGATGCAGCAGCCAAACATAGACTCAG CGACCGTTTCCGGGGCGAGAAGGTTCCAACTCTGCAGGAGGCAGTGGAGGAATGCATTAAACACCAGCTGATCATCTATTTCGATGTCAAAGGTCACCCAGACGAG GCGGCTGCAGCGTTGAAGCAGATGTACCAGAATCATCCTGTCCTGTACAACACCAGTGTGGTCTGTTCCTTTGAGCCCAAAGTCATCTACAGG ATGCGACAGGCTGACCCAGAGGTTGTGACGGCGCTGACACACCGGCCGTGGAGTCTGAGTCACTTCGGCGACGGGTCGCCACGATTCCCGTCATCATTCAAACATTGGTGGATGCAAGTACTGGACGTCCTTCTGGACTGGGCACACGATAACGTGCTGTGGAACATGTGCGGCGTCTCGGCCTTCCTGCTACAGAAGAACTACATCTCCGT GGACACCGTGAAGCACTGGACGGAGCGGAAGGTGGAGGTCGTGGCGTGGACAGTCAACACAGCTGTGGAGAAACGATACTACGAGCAGCTGCTGAACATCAACTATATCACAGACAGCCTGACGGAGGACTGCGAGCCTCATTACTGA